The stretch of DNA AAAAGCTCTCACTACAAAAACATATCAAGCAAGACATTAAGGGTTTCAAACTCATTCATCTTCCTGGCTGCGCAGCCTGGCAAGCTTGTTGGTCACAACAACATCAAGTTGGGCGGCTCTTTCCACAATCTCTTTCCTCTTCCTTGTGGAGACATTGTGTGCAATCTCAGCACAATACGTCCTGAAGAagcataaaaacacaaaaaataagcaCAAACTGACAAAAACTGAGCAAGTTGCAGTGAGGGCTGCAGCTTTCATCTACCTGTTGTGCATCATCAGCAGCTCTAGCTCCTTGACATTGTGCACAACAAATTTCTTGAAGCCATTGGGAAGATAATGACGAGTCTTCTTGTCTGAACCATAGCCGACATTGGGCATCAGAGTGCATCCTTTAAACTTTCTTCTCACGCGAGAATCAATACCCTTTGGCCTGCGCCAGTTTGTCTGTCAAAGATGCATTCCACCAAAATCATTGATAGAAAGAAGTTTGAATCAAAACCGAATGGAGCTCtactttgtttttaataatatcaaagCAAAAATGTAAACAGGGAAATAGTAACAGGAAGCCAATGAGAAAATTCTCGGGCTCACTGTGTCGCAAGACCTGTAAGTAATTCAATCTATGCCCTTTAAACGAAATGACCAGCCACAACAATGTATAAAGTCTGGACATCAGATACAATGGGCAAAATAACAATTGGTTTACCTTGGAACAACCAATTTACcagatttataataaaataacaataaagattagtattattaatataaaaaaaattttcaatctcAGCCGAAAGATGGTGATATTTTAAATGATCATCACAGATAAGTCAGAAACGATGAACATTTTGCATCATTGATTGCAGAAATACATTCACAGAACCAGATCAAaaacatttagaaaaaaatcaattcaatgcTTCACAATTAACAAATATTCCATTGAAGAAAGAAATGCATACAAAATATGCAATAGAGATCAGATGGTAGTGCATGTTGTTATTCATCATAAAACTGCAGAAATAATGGTTAGGCATCATCATATCTCGTTGCATAAATTAGACCTTTATTCCAAAGAAGTTTCAAATAACGATTAAAAACATGTAAACAGAAccgatcaaaaaataaaaaataaacatatgtAAACAAAGGGATCAGATTATATAATTCAAATCACCAGCCTGCACCAATGGATGCAAGTAAGACTGGGTGTCAAAAGGTAGCATCATATCCCTTGAGCTTTTCAAGGCCTGTGAGAAGGCTTGactctaataatttttttgataagcgTGAACTTTAAACGCCAAACTctaataatatatgaaaaacagtatcataacataaacataaacataaacacCATGGGGTCCGTGAGTTGAAAACGGATTCACCACATAGCATAAAAATAAAGCATGGAACACTGGTGTCAAAACTCATCACCGAATCCCGGtgattccatttaaaaaaacaatatcagggaagaaaaaagtaaaaggtTTGTTTGagatgtaagaaaaaaaaaaaaaaggatacttGTGCATATTGCCATATAGTGCAGAGAAGATAACATTAATGAAAAAGGGTTACTAGAATCAGATAAAACGTCCATCACCATCTTGCATCATGAGATGCAAGTAAGACTGGGGCGACAAAAACTATCATCATTTTCACCCAATACACCCCTAATCAAATAGTTATACGTGCTCAATCTAAAGAAGGAAAAACTCCCCAGGCATAATTTGGACATGACCCAGCAAAAACAATAGCAATAAAGAAGGGACTTTGATCTGAGTATTTCGCACGTACCTTGACAGAGATCTTGCGATCGCTCTGGGGCCTCTTAAACTTCTTGACCCGCTTCTTCACGATCTTCTTCGTCAGCAACGGCACCGCCATTTTCTCTTACCTTCTGAGACAATTATGAACACGGACAAATATTCGTTAGCTCAGAATTGAAGAAATCGGAATAGATCCGAAActccaaacacaaaaaataaaaaaaatcttcgaCGCTAAAGAATCGAAACAGGTTAACGTAAACAGACGCTGTAATACTATACTAAGAGAGGGTGGGAAAGGGGATTACAGAGAAGCAGGGTTTGCTTAGCCGCCGAGCTGACGGTACTGATGAAGCTTTTCTCCAGTATATATAAGCGACGGGCTATCGGATTAGGGTTTTTGGAGCTGGTGAATTTGGCATCAGATTTTACGGGTCTGTTTGGGAATCAGGATAGCCAGCTCTAGATGTAGTTTGGAGCTTATTCGTGCTTCGTATTTGGAACCATGATATACATTACTTATGTAAAGGGAGGGGacaactcttttattttattttctttttcgattatatattttataagtggGAAATTACTTATCAAACATCATTTTGTTACACTCTCATCTTatcacaaaattcatatcattaaaattatttatacaagtaataatttttaatgacatgGCATCTTACGATAGGATGAAAGTTTCGTGTATCAATACtcttaaatttaagaattaataCATGTTACCCTATGTGTGAAACTTTGAGAATAATAGAAAGATTAGTATCTTTTCTATTCCTCGAAAAAGACTTTCCTTATTCTAAATCAAATGCTATAATTACTCATCCAATTCGTCAGACTTAAGTTGTGTTTAAATATCATTagtttttacctattttttatactactattcaatattctatcattacttttttatcacTATTTACTAATCAGCTGATATCACCTCACTACATAAACGTAGCCTTAAATTACTTGTATAAAGAGTGTTTGGCTTACATCcagttaaaaaacaaaaaaccattgCATAATTTACTTTCAATGTTTTGAATGCCACGAAGGATTAGGAGTTCCTGATGttttgttccattttttttttttttttcccattacCCTGTTTTGGGTTCCAACTTCTTAGTTGAGGACATTACTAATTTGAACATCAATCTTTCGAGAAAATGGTGAACATTTACCACAAGAATGATGGAAAAGCTACAAGATTTACCGCATTAGAATAGTTATGTTGTTTTCCTCGCTACTGATTTATTATGAACACAAtcaatttatctaaaaccaaaaCACGTTTAACTCAATTGTTTTGCCAAAGATATCAGAGCTTGTATTTGCGTTTGTTAATGGAAGTGATAAAGCTTGTACAGGTAATCGATAATTATATTACTCTGTGACCTGCATTACACAAACCTTGTCAAAAGAACAGGCATTTAGGGAACCGTAAATTGAAGAGCAAAGCTCATATGAGTTGGGAGATGAGGGGACAACATCAACCCACTCTTTGTCAACTTTCTCAACATGTGAATTTGGCTTTGGCATCGCAAAGAACTGGAGCTTATCAATCCGTCTTGTTAACTTCTCCATAAAGTTGACCGAGAAAATCATGTCAAAACTTTCCTCAAAATCTTCTACATCTCTTGGTATTTGGATCCCAAGATCTGCTCCACGCGAACTAAGAAACCCAAGGAGAAGCGTGTTCACGCCAAGGTTTCTTTGATTGGTGCTGCATACCTGCAGCAACATAAAGCATCAAGAAATAAATTGATGGAACGAACATGTTGGTTAAAGGAAGACGGTtcgttcactttcacaaaacttttcaactcatctcatcttattttatctaatcattacaacttttctaaattctcgtacaaaatcaaataaacaattaaactttttcaaatctcaaaataaaaataatattaaaaaaatatattctaataatattttattcaacttttaacttttatctcaactcatctcatctcctctgAGACATGTGAGTTCACACCACGTTGAAGAAACATTGTACCACGTTGAAGAAACATTGTATGGTATGCATCTACGCCACAAATTTCAGATTAAGACTCAAGGCAACATGTAGAGCAAGACATTCTAATTAGgactggtttggatagtgaaatgaaatgaaatggttttaaataaaaattaaaagttgaacaaaatattgttagaatattattttttaatattattattgttttgagatttaaaaaagttgaattgtgatttgaaaaaattaaattgtttattatatttgtatggaaatttgaaaaagttataacgaTGAGATacgatgagatgaaatactctctaaatccaaacaagcccttagtgAATTGATATCCCTACAGCACAAAGTTCCACATTAATTTCCAGTTCATAACGCCAGTCACCAGCCAACATGACCGAATTTATAgatttaacaagaaaaaaaccaaCTATTTCATCAGAGTGACAAGATTATTTTCTCAACTGTTCAAATATTTCCTAATTAGACGAACAATAATGTGCACAGCAGTTTCAAACAACCACATGGGTTTATAATGGATCACACTCATGCCTATGTCATTATAGGGCGAGACATCATTTCAAATGGTGCATATTCTTCTCAAGAATCATTTTGTGTTGCATTAGTGACCTATAAAGCCCTACACTTCACTGCAACTCAAAGAGGCATATGTGACtctttttaaatctaaattatttctacGTATGTTTCAGCAACCGAAGGGGAAAGGacaggaaagaaaaaaggttaCTCCACAAAAAGCAACCTGTAGAAACTGTCACTCTTCGATAACTAGCCTCTTCAGCTACTCAAATGAAGGTGGGAATTAGTCCTAGAGCCCCTCAAGCTCAATCCCCTAGAGACCTTAACAACAGACTAGGCTTGGACCTTCAACAATTTCAGATTGATCACAACTTAAATTCTGAACAATATAATAAATGTCTGACCTCGATGTATTCCACACCAATTTTGCTAAGATTATCTGGAATGCTGTGTGATGAAAGCAAGCTAATAACACCACCAGAACCAACAGGTGATTGGAGTATTTCCCATGGAGATTTCATCAATATCTTATGCCTGTTTTGTTCTTCCAGTGAACTGCTAACAATTGGTAGCTTCTCTTCTTCCAGATACCAGACCTATGAGGaggattaaaatatatgagagaAAAGTAAGCAGCACAAAGATAATGATCGAAACAGCTAATATTGTGCCACGATTATAAGACAATTCAAATTTCCTATGTCAACACAAAAATGATACTTCTACAATTGAGTTCATTCCTAACCAGCACATCTCAAATTATAATGAAGAGGTATTCTTAATGTGATGGTGTAAATGCTGACCTTTTGGGGTTCAAAGCCAAAATAATCATTATCTGACAACAGCCTTCTTAAAGATTCAATTCCACGGGCTGAGGAAATAAAAATCACCGGCACAGATGCACGTTCTTCTATCTGCAAAGGACACCGATCATCAGTGCCAGGAATCAGTTTTATTTGCAGATTAGCCCATTTAAAATAGCTTTTGCCACCCATcccccccacccaaaaaaaattaacagcCTTCCAATTATTTAATCGATATGGTGAAAATTGCACCTCTTATTCAGAAGCATaaggttaaaattttaaactggAGAACAAAAGCAAACCATCTACACATCGTAACACAAGTCTCCCATCACATGCAATAAAGAACAAAACAGATAGGACCTAAAGTGATCACGAATTGGTAGCAAACTCTATAATGAGAAGTATCGCATGCAGGGACAAAGTCAAGGATCATAAGTTTGGAGGGGCCAAATACTTTTAGGTCTAGAATAAATAGTTGAGTTAAAAATTCGTAGGAACACATTTaacaaattgataaaaaaaaacaagtaaaaagtaagaaaaataaataaatttcaaatttgcaTTCATCCATGAATACCAGTAATTTTATATCTACGCTTTTCATATCTTGCAATTAAGAGAAGATGTTGAATTATGGAAACGATCCATAAaggaattataaattttttttgtatatatgtaaACCATAAACTAAGTTTTGTATTTTACTGAATAATTTATAGCTCTAACgtcatatatttaatagtttttAAGTAGCGCAATTGTATACTGCATAGCCAGCTAGCTATATAATGAATGTGGggttttttgttaaatatgtttCACCCAGataattaaaaactttaaagataaataatttagtgtatatattatattctaatttagtTTCTTGAAATAAAACAGGAAAACAAAATGTAGTTAccacaaaattttaaatgagacCAAATTCTAATTTGAGGATATACAAGAAagatctattaaaatattattgacaatttgCAAGGCACCCCTTAAAACTGGCCATCCATTTTAAGAGCATTGGCCAGTGCCAATTATGAATTGTGGACAAGAACAAGCATAAGAGTATCAAAAACTAAGGGAGGTATACAAATTAGAcaagattataatatatatatgcattatttttttattaattttctattcataaaaaaatatatgtattttatttttggtccgAGCCTTGGGGGGGCCAAGGCCCTTGGCCTTGTCCCCGATCACATGAATCATAGATAGTTCATTAAAGACCACATCAATTATAGATTATTCAATTTGCAAAATTTGACCAAGAATAACTCTAACAAGAGAAATCTAAAATGAGTATCACCTCTACAAATCTCTGGTCATCACAAAGAAATTTCTGGAGGAGGGAACATGGTGACGTCTCGTTGCTTTGAGAGTCAACAAGATCATGGTCACTGCTGCATGCTTGTTCCTCACTTTCATTCACAACTAAAACAATGGCCAATTTCCCTTTAGACATGAGATGGAGGCCCCTTTCTTGAAAAGCCCAATTTGCACCCAGCTTCTCTTTACTTGCAGAAGAAGTGAGGCACTCCTCTGATATTTTCAGAGTACTTGTTTTCTTGGTTTCTGAGGATCTGACCAACTCAGCTACATTCCATCTGGTTTAAAAAGTCAGGTAAAAGTAATAGGTTCAACACTACTGGTGAAGTCAGACAAAGGAGACACTCCTGGTCCCACAAATTGTAATGGACTAGCAGAAATATGTacaattttcaaataagaaTACATAAACAACAGAATCAACCATGTGTACAAAACAGAGGATGAATGTAATGCCCCAAgggaaggcccaagccacatctaggtcatactccaaaaagactagtcaatgataccaTTGGAGACCCATTGGATTCATTATAAAGAGCAGgaacttctccctcccaatCAATGTGGGATCACCACCTACACTCATCACTCAATATGGGGTACCACAATGAACTAGCAGAAATATGTACAATTTTCAAATAAGTAAACATAAACGACAGAATCAACCATTACAAAAGAGAGGATGAATGTGGATGCCCCAAGGGAAGGCCTAAGCTATATTTGGGCcgtactccaaaaggactagttaatgGTACAACTTGAGCCCCactggaatcattataaagagcaataactacTCCCTCCCAAATAATGTTGGATCTTATACACCACCTACACTCATCACTCAGTATGAGGTATCAAAATGAACTAGCATAAACAtgtattattttcaaatacGAAAACATAAACAACAGAATCAACCAAGTGTacaaaagagaggaagaactAGCAGAAATATGTATACTACTCAAATAAGAATACAGAAACGACAGAATCAACCATGTATACAAAAGAGGGGATGAACTAGCAGAAATATGTGTAAATAAGATACAGAAAGACCAGAATCAACCATGTGTACAAGAGAGGATAACTGGCTCTATTCAATCAAAAGCATCACATTGGTAACAGATTATCAACTAGACCCATAAAAACATTGCCCAGTTTGAGAACGATTACCATGATGTCAGTGCCTCATACAACAACCTAATTCCTATAAATTCCCAAAACATatcaaatttgaaagatattCTATATCCTTCAAAACTCCTAAACAAATCTAATGATCTAGTAACAAATTGTAGTTAGTTCCTATTAACTTCACCTCTTGGAAGGTATCTCAATATTTTGCAATGCATGTTGAAGCAACTTGGAATTCACACCAACAATTTGATCAGCAAGCAACCTCCCTTGGGCTTTCTCCCCAGATCTAAAGCCATGAAATACATGTTGTTGCTCCATTTCACATAGTTTCTTTTTTGCTGCTATGAGGCGCTTTTGGAACTTTTTCCTCTCCTTCCATTCCTAAATTGCATCAGAACATGAGTATACTTAACTCTAAAAACACAATATGTGCAAATATGAGGgggcaaaaatatatatatatatatgtatatatataatagtctaAATTGAATAGCACTATAGTGACCTCCGTTGTAAAAATTCTAGAAGGCATATATA from Juglans regia cultivar Chandler chromosome 4, Walnut 2.0, whole genome shotgun sequence encodes:
- the LOC109000706 gene encoding uncharacterized protein LOC109000706: MMQRASPLCASNSLPSFPTTLPSRHLIGAPIRNRTTTASTASYSFRFPLNRLQNFRLALPTLHSTATQEAVETSKTELGFIEIGYISSVHGLQGEIRVKTSTDFPELRFSEPGRRWLKQQVLGRETVQEVELVEGRGHPGQKSWILRFSGIDTVDQAKQLVGSTLLVREDDRPELDEGEYYTRDLVGVRVILKETGEFVGTVANVYNNGASDLLHVKLDSSLNILDKTGKPRPTETVVSDHLVWVPFVEAIVPHVDMNRREIQITPPKGLLELNLRFDERSKKERRQLEWKERKKFQKRLIAAKKKLCEMEQQHVFHGFRSGEKAQGRLLADQIVGVNSKLLQHALQNIEIPSKRWNVAELVRSSETKKTSTLKISEECLTSSASKEKLGANWAFQERGLHLMSKGKLAIVLVVNESEEQACSSDHDLVDSQSNETSPCSLLQKFLCDDQRFVEIEERASVPVIFISSARGIESLRRLLSDNDYFGFEPQKVWYLEEEKLPIVSSSLEEQNRHKILMKSPWEILQSPVGSGGVISLLSSHSIPDNLSKIGVEYIEVCSTNQRNLGVNTLLLGFLSSRGADLGIQIPRDVEDFEESFDMIFSVNFMEKLTRRIDKLQFFAMPKPNSHVEKVDKEWVDVVPSSPNSYELCSSIYGSLNACSFDKVCVMQVTE
- the LOC109000709 gene encoding 60S ribosomal protein L32-1-like: MAVPLLTKKIVKKRVKKFKRPQSDRKISVKTNWRRPKGIDSRVRRKFKGCTLMPNVGYGSDKKTRHYLPNGFKKFVVHNVKELELLMMHNRTYCAEIAHNVSTRKRKEIVERAAQLDVVVTNKLARLRSQEDE